The Carassius gibelio isolate Cgi1373 ecotype wild population from Czech Republic chromosome B22, carGib1.2-hapl.c, whole genome shotgun sequence genome window below encodes:
- the LOC127988020 gene encoding histo-blood group ABO system transferase: MLLRQNFIIILVFFGMVLSGIIYLNNNQCRCNQKMKEQGIINGGTDEIIHPRKSRCNQQITEQGITNLEWKQNTFGLRSSPGLLYNQQSALVGSRTDVASVTSWSAPIIWEGTFDSTLIDSIYKQQNLTIATTAFALGKYVRFVKDFLESAEQHYFVGFRVHYYLFTDQPELVPEVKMGENRSLTVLKVQSLNRWQDISMSRMEKLEKLIESELASEANYIFCLDIDTKFYGRWGVESLGRLVGVIHPWLYDTSRDKFTYERSPKSQAYIPAGEGDYYYAGGAFGGSLEDVYHLTKTCREKMSIDAASSIEAVWQEESHLNKYFLLNKPSKLLSPEYMWRDINASAAQIKIVRFTNVPKNYAEVRPNP; this comes from the exons ATGCAATCAGAAGATGAAAGAACAAGGCATCATCAA TGGTGGCACCGACGAAATCATCCACCCAAGGAAGTCAAGATGCAATCAGCAGATAACAGAACAAGGCATCACCAA CCTAGAATGGAAGCAAAATACCTTTGGATTGCGCTCATCACCAGG GTTGTTGTACAACCAGCAGAGTGCATTGGTAGG aagtcgGACAGATGTTGCTTCTGTGACTTCATGGTCAGCTCCAATCATTTGGGAGGGAACATTTGACTCCACACTGATCGACTCGATCTACAAACAACAGAATCTCACCATCGCAACCACTGCCTTCGCTTTGGGAAA ATACGTTCGTTTTGTCAAAGATTTTCTGGAGTCAGCTGAGCAGCATTACTTTGTTGGATTTCGAGTGCATTACTACTTGTTTACAGATCAACCAGAATTAGTTCCTGAAGTGAAGATGGGTGAAAACCGTAGTCTGACAGTTCTAAAGGTTCAGAGTTTGAACAGATGGCAGGACATCAGTATGAGCAGGATGGAAAAACTGGAGAAACTGATAGAGAGTGAACTGGCCAGTGAGGCCAACTATATCTTCTGCCTGGACATAGATACCAAGTTCTATGGCCGTTGGGGTGTGGAGTCTTTGGGTCGTCTGGTAGGCGTGATACATCCTTGGCTCTATGATACTTCAAGGGATAAATTCACATATGAGCGCAGTCCAAAGTCTCAAGCATACATTCCAGCTGGGGAAGGTGATTATTATTACGCTGGAGGTGCATTTGGTGGTTCATTGGAGGATGTATATCATCTCACAAAAACCTGCAGGGAGAAGATGAGCATTGATGCTGCAAGCTCCATTGAGGCGGTATGGCAAGAGGAGTCACACTTGAACAAGTATTTCCTTTTGAACAAACCTAGTAAACTGCTCTCTCCTGAATATATGTGGCGGGACATCAACGCAAGTGCCGCCCAAATAAAAATTGTTCGCTTCACTAATGTACCTAAAAACTATGCTGAAGTTCGTCCAAACCCGTAG
- the LOC127988425 gene encoding uncharacterized protein LOC127988425, with the protein MCILVYGKTIFIFSPVVSDLETKTVFVMEGDSVTLQYGIWPPFEEDWVLWRTKNLVAERMGYMDARFRDICKDVPCKDRNKRLKDRLKLNRDGSLTITNTRTTDSGLYDLLIRSFGLRGSRSTKLFLLDVHGVSAADRDQMKRKSVKEGESVTLDTRVINNQNNSITWYFMDTLIAEITGDQSKICSDDQCNDRFRDRLKLDHQTGSLTITDTRTTDSGLYLLQISSSRFSIMRSFSVTVSGEYY; encoded by the exons ATGTGTATACTCGTGTATGGTAAGACTATATTTATCTTTTCTCCAGTTGTGTCTGATTTGGAAACAAAAACGGTGTtcgtgatggagggagattcagtcactctacaaTATGGCATTTGGCCTCCATTCGAAGAAGATTGGGTTCTTTGGAGAACGAAAAATCTCGTAGCTGAACGCATGGGATATATGGATGCACGTTTCAGGGATATCTGTAAAGATGTCCCGTGTAAAGACCGTAATAAGAGACTCAAAGACAGACTGAAACTGAATCGAgatggatctctgaccatcactaacaccagaaccacagactctggactttatgatTTACTGATCAGGAGTTTTGGTCTCCGTGGAAGCAGAAGTACAAAGCTGTTTCTCCTTGATGTTCATG gtgtttctGCTGCTGATCGAGATCAAATGAAGAGAAagtcagtgaaggagggagaatCTGTTACATTAGACACTCGTGtaataaataaccaaaacaattcaATAACATGGTATTTCATGGACACTCTCATCGCTGAAATCACTGGAGATCAGAGTAAGATCTGTTCAGATGATCAGTGTAATGatagattcagagacagactgaagctggatcatcagactggatctctgaccatcacagacaccagaaccacagactctggactctATCTATTACAGATCAGCAGCAGCAGATTCAGCATCATGAGGAGTTTTAGTGTTACTGTCAGTGGTGAGTATTATTGA